The genomic region TAAAGGAAAACCTGGATATCGGCAAACAGAAAATCCATCACCACGGCCACGGTTGGCCCATCACCGACAACGTGGAGGAATGGAAATGGATCGATCGCCCATGAAACGGGGTGGGTTGGTTGCTGCGGATCGTCCTCCGGTTCCTGTTTGAAAAAATCTTGAAACTCCTTCTCCTGCTGTTTGCCGTCTGCACCCTTTCCTTCTGGATGGTCGAGCTTTCCCCGATCGACCCGATCCGGGCGTACGTGGGCGCGGACATGATGGTGGTCAGCCCGGAACAACGGGATGCGATCGCCCGGCACTGGGGCCTTGACCAACCTCCCGCCGAACGCTACCGGCAGTGGCTTTCGGCCATCCTCCAAGGGGATTTGGGAACGTCCATGATTTATCGGCGACCGGTGGCGGAGGTGATTTCCGAGCGCTTTCTGAACTCGCTGCCGCTTCTGTTCAGCGCCTGGCTGCTCTCCGGCCTGATCGGATTTGCCGCCGGCGTCATCGCCGCCGTAAAGAGGGATACGTGGATCGACCGCCTGATCAAAGGGTATTGTTATACGCTGGTGTCGACCCCCTCCTTCTGGGTGGGAATCCTGCTCATGATGATTTTCTCCGTGTGGCTGGGCTGGCTGCCCGTGGGATTAAGCGTTCCCATCGGCGTGCCCGCGGAGGAGGTGACCTGGTCCGATCGCCTCCGCCACATGATTTTGCCCGCCCTCACCCTGGGCCTGGTCGGCATCTCCGCCGTCGCCCTGCACACCCGGCAGAAAATGATCGACGTGCTCGGCAGCGAATATGTCCTGTTTGCCCGGGCCCGGGGCGAAAAGGGATTTGTCCTGCTTTGGCGGCATGGACTTCGCAACGCGGCCCTGCCGGCGATCACCCTGCAATTTGCCTCCTTGAATGAATTGTTCGGAGGAGCCGTCCTCGCCGAGCAGGTGTTTTCATACCCGGGACTCGGCCGTGTGACCATCGAAGCGGGATTGCGGGGAGACGTGCCCCTGCTGCTCGGGATTGTGCTCTTCAGCACCCTGTTTGTCTTCGTCGGAAACACGGCGGCCGATCTCCTCTACCGCCTCCTCGATCCGAGAATGAGGGAAGGGGATGCTCCATGAAACGCCCGGCCGCCGGAAAGAAGGGCGGACGGCTCCTCCTGCTCCGTTCCGGGAACCGCCGGCAACAAACCCTGCTTCTTTCGATCCTTGTCGGCCTGCTGCTCCTTTCCGTTTGGCTTTGGGGGATCCTGCTGGACGACGAAAAAACGGCGACGCGCCTTCAGGAGCACAACCGCCCCCCGTCCCTGGAGCACCCCTTCGGCACCGACTGGCTCGGCCGGGATATGTTTGTCCGCACGATCAAAGGCTTGTCCCTGAGCATCATGGTCGGCCTGTCGTCGGCGGCCGCCGGCACGTTGGTTTCCCTGTTGCTGGGCCTTGCGGCGGCCACGATGGGGAAGGCGGCGGATCGGATCATCACCTGGCTCATCGATCTCTTTCTGAGCGTGCCGCACCTCGTCTCGCTGATCCTGATCGCCTTCGTGCTGGGCGGCGGCAAAAAGGGGGTGATCATCGGCATCGCCCTCACCCACTGGCCCGTCCTGTGCCGGGTCCTTCGCGCCGAAATCCTGCAACTGCGTTCCGCGGAATTTGTCCAGCTCTCGCGCCGTCTGGGAAAATCCCGCTGGTGGATCGCCATGAGGCACGTGCTGCCCCACTTGCTGCCCCAGCTGATCGTCGGCTTTTTGCTGATGTTTCCCCACGCGATCCTGCACGAGGCATCCATCACGTTCCTCGGATTGGGATTGTCGCCCGACGAACC from Planifilum fulgidum harbors:
- a CDS encoding ABC transporter permease, translated to MLRIVLRFLFEKILKLLLLLFAVCTLSFWMVELSPIDPIRAYVGADMMVVSPEQRDAIARHWGLDQPPAERYRQWLSAILQGDLGTSMIYRRPVAEVISERFLNSLPLLFSAWLLSGLIGFAAGVIAAVKRDTWIDRLIKGYCYTLVSTPSFWVGILLMMIFSVWLGWLPVGLSVPIGVPAEEVTWSDRLRHMILPALTLGLVGISAVALHTRQKMIDVLGSEYVLFARARGEKGFVLLWRHGLRNAALPAITLQFASLNELFGGAVLAEQVFSYPGLGRVTIEAGLRGDVPLLLGIVLFSTLFVFVGNTAADLLYRLLDPRMREGDAP
- a CDS encoding ABC transporter permease is translated as MKRPAAGKKGGRLLLLRSGNRRQQTLLLSILVGLLLLSVWLWGILLDDEKTATRLQEHNRPPSLEHPFGTDWLGRDMFVRTIKGLSLSIMVGLSSAAAGTLVSLLLGLAAATMGKAADRIITWLIDLFLSVPHLVSLILIAFVLGGGKKGVIIGIALTHWPVLCRVLRAEILQLRSAEFVQLSRRLGKSRWWIAMRHVLPHLLPQLIVGFLLMFPHAILHEASITFLGLGLSPDEPAIGVILSESMRYLSTGHLWLAFFPGLSLLLVVRAFDLLGENVRLLIDPHHYHE